The Bacillus vallismortis genome window below encodes:
- a CDS encoding lipase: protein MAKNKSMKISDKDFNRISSASYDNQNYHIGEIIYTSNGQKLYVIDYKKTEKGLNALTLVTREDYRNSHEGKHPEKIQNAIIAYRGSEPISPGQLQDTIKPYREEREQLIKELEKKGINIPKDEDGSFYDYAQGVPEYSNEILQDWLHMDTSYLVGKKPFDDGTENQAIQADQYAKKIHKDFKNADIQVTGHSLGGSNASYAVVMNDFIKRGVTFENPNIYENLPEDVKARALKGDFRSRLTEYINLNDGLSLLNRDAAEIGNVKVMYDEALPNGVQNNRLPDAVKMLGLAFKRYNNQSLDVSLFVEALMGSHNLDRYNFNSDGSVQTVDDVLKNNPDFALTMLKQMKSTNVKANTGVSILIKSHVLMNTCTQLKHIAELEWSRIIREIERIDDKVKDSIEDVRNMHARMVGFGAYDELAISDVDDLINKLKMNKPHHLFYSKEKYDQAVDAALHLQHLLQMVADDLGHMGHAYHDADLAAASRMGIS from the coding sequence TTGGCTAAAAATAAGTCTATGAAAATTTCGGATAAGGATTTCAACCGTATATCGAGTGCATCCTACGATAATCAAAACTATCATATTGGTGAGATTATTTATACTAGCAATGGGCAAAAGCTATACGTTATCGATTATAAAAAAACAGAAAAGGGCCTTAACGCCCTCACACTTGTTACTAGAGAGGATTATCGTAATTCCCATGAAGGCAAACACCCTGAAAAAATCCAAAACGCCATCATCGCGTACCGCGGATCAGAACCTATCAGCCCGGGTCAATTACAAGACACAATAAAGCCATATCGTGAAGAGCGGGAACAGCTTATTAAAGAATTAGAGAAAAAGGGAATCAACATTCCTAAAGATGAAGATGGTTCTTTCTATGACTACGCACAAGGGGTTCCTGAATATTCAAATGAGATTTTACAGGATTGGCTCCATATGGATACCAGTTATTTGGTTGGCAAAAAACCATTTGATGACGGGACGGAGAACCAAGCCATTCAGGCAGATCAATATGCAAAAAAAATACATAAAGACTTTAAAAACGCTGACATTCAAGTCACCGGTCACTCATTAGGCGGTTCTAATGCAAGCTATGCAGTCGTGATGAATGACTTTATCAAACGCGGCGTTACTTTCGAAAATCCTAACATATATGAAAACCTGCCTGAGGATGTCAAAGCCCGAGCATTAAAAGGGGATTTCCGCAGCCGTTTAACAGAATATATTAATTTAAATGATGGATTATCTTTGTTGAATCGGGATGCTGCTGAAATAGGTAATGTGAAAGTGATGTATGACGAGGCTTTGCCGAACGGTGTACAAAATAATCGCCTTCCTGATGCAGTAAAGATGTTGGGCCTTGCATTTAAACGTTACAACAATCAATCTCTTGATGTATCACTATTTGTCGAAGCCTTGATGGGAAGTCACAATCTGGACCGATATAACTTCAATTCAGATGGCTCTGTCCAAACTGTTGATGATGTGTTAAAAAACAATCCTGACTTTGCATTAACGATGCTTAAGCAAATGAAATCAACCAATGTGAAAGCCAATACAGGTGTTTCAATCCTCATTAAGTCGCATGTATTGATGAATACATGCACACAGTTAAAACATATCGCTGAATTGGAATGGTCTAGGATTATTCGTGAGATTGAAAGAATTGATGACAAAGTAAAGGATTCTATTGAGGATGTCAGGAACATGCATGCACGAATGGTTGGTTTTGGCGCATATGATGAATTAGCCATTTCTGATGTCGATGATCTGATCAATAAACTTAAAATGAACAAACCGCATCACCTTTTTTACTCAAAAGAAAAATATGATCAGGCAGTAGATGCCGCGCTTCATTTACAGCACTTGCTTCAGATGGTTGCAGATGACCTTGGACATATGGGACACGCTTACCATGATGCAGATCTGGCAGCAGCAAGCCGGATGGGGATTTCATAA
- a CDS encoding Na+/H+ antiporter, whose amino-acid sequence MEHLDLHHIFELGFLLVMIAAGITAIAKKCRQPYPIALVIVGTIIGLVHIPLFEPLKDFITEGEVFNFVIITLFLPALLGEAALKLPFSHLRENKRPVLALAFGGTLISFLIVGFSSMWLMHLAIPAAFVFAALMSATDPVSVLSIFKSVGAPKKLSIVVEGESLFNDGLAVVLFNISAFYLMTYLDLGIQGAGLGLWEFVKVISLGLIIGGALGFVFSQLTKYFDDYPLEIIFSIILFYSSFLLAEMAGASGVIAVVVAALIFGNYGAKIGMSPTTKLNINNFWDVAALLANSLVFLMVGLEITRIDLTDKWGLAIMAIVIVLIARSAAVYISLAFIKKFPATWKHTINWGGLKGSLSIALVLSLPRDFPGREDILIFAFSVVLFSLVVQGLTIKPLLERLGVNQKEEGNQEYEELLAKGHRLETAIQEVQQVKHNLLIHEAVSSELTDQYKEEVSQLHQQTNQLFETYPELKNKQQTILKKHSLYAQYQAIENLSKEDIISNEVAEKEQARIIDEIVSLENDH is encoded by the coding sequence ATGGAACACTTAGATTTGCATCATATTTTCGAACTAGGTTTTTTGTTGGTCATGATTGCAGCCGGTATTACCGCGATTGCCAAGAAGTGCAGACAGCCTTATCCGATCGCACTCGTGATTGTCGGCACGATCATTGGACTTGTACATATTCCGCTCTTCGAACCGCTGAAAGATTTTATTACTGAAGGAGAAGTCTTTAACTTCGTCATCATTACGCTGTTCTTGCCGGCTTTATTAGGAGAAGCTGCCCTGAAGCTGCCCTTTTCCCATTTGCGGGAAAATAAGCGCCCCGTTCTGGCGCTGGCCTTCGGCGGCACACTCATCTCGTTTCTGATCGTCGGCTTTTCTTCCATGTGGCTGATGCATTTGGCCATTCCGGCGGCGTTTGTTTTTGCCGCGCTGATGAGTGCGACAGACCCAGTTAGTGTGCTGTCCATTTTCAAAAGCGTCGGTGCGCCGAAAAAGCTTTCGATTGTCGTTGAAGGAGAAAGCCTGTTCAATGACGGGCTGGCGGTAGTGCTGTTCAACATTTCCGCCTTTTACTTAATGACTTATTTAGATCTCGGCATTCAAGGCGCCGGTTTAGGCTTGTGGGAGTTTGTCAAAGTCATTTCCCTCGGCCTCATTATCGGAGGCGCTCTAGGATTTGTCTTTTCCCAGCTCACCAAGTATTTTGATGATTATCCTTTAGAAATTATTTTTAGTATCATTCTGTTTTACAGCTCATTTCTATTGGCGGAAATGGCAGGTGCCTCCGGCGTAATCGCTGTCGTAGTCGCCGCGCTTATATTCGGCAATTACGGCGCAAAAATCGGCATGAGCCCGACGACCAAGCTGAATATCAATAACTTTTGGGACGTCGCCGCCTTGCTCGCGAACTCCCTTGTCTTTTTGATGGTCGGACTTGAGATCACGAGAATTGACCTGACTGACAAATGGGGTTTGGCGATTATGGCGATTGTCATTGTGCTTATCGCCCGAAGTGCCGCCGTCTATATCAGTCTGGCCTTTATTAAGAAATTTCCGGCGACATGGAAACATACCATCAATTGGGGCGGGCTGAAGGGCTCTCTGTCCATTGCCCTTGTACTGAGCCTGCCGAGAGACTTCCCGGGGCGTGAAGACATTCTGATTTTCGCCTTCAGTGTCGTTTTATTCTCCCTTGTTGTTCAGGGGCTTACCATTAAGCCGCTTCTGGAACGGTTAGGCGTGAATCAAAAGGAAGAGGGCAATCAGGAATATGAGGAATTGCTTGCAAAAGGACACCGGCTAGAAACCGCTATCCAGGAAGTCCAGCAAGTCAAACACAATTTGCTGATACACGAAGCTGTCTCCAGCGAACTGACAGACCAATACAAAGAAGAAGTCAGCCAGCTGCATCAACAAACAAACCAATTGTTCGAAACATACCCGGAACTCAAAAACAAACAGCAAACCATCTTGAAAAAACATTCGTTATACGCCCAGTACCAAGCGATCGAGAACTTATCAAAGGAAGATATCATCTCAAACGAAGTGGCTGAGAAAGAGCAAGCGCGGATCATTGATGAAATCGTTTCTTTGGAAAACGATCATTAA